One Thioclava electrotropha DNA segment encodes these proteins:
- the serB gene encoding phosphoserine phosphatase SerB, whose protein sequence is MFTATLIADPKEANLDQGTLDALCGAWGGGAARWLNPNVAAEFMVDRVPSNRWEAWEGLQGLGVDLVVQPTEGRRKQMLLADMDSTMIQQECIDELADVAGVGERVKEITARAMNGELDFEGALTERVGLLKGLPESVISEVIEKRISFMPGGHDLVATMKANGAYCALVSGGFTAFTGFVAETLGFDENRANLLLVEDGKLTGVPSQPILGREAKVQALLEISEKLKLDHAQVMAVGDGANDLGMLKLAGAGVALHAKPSVAAECDIRINFGDLSALLYIQGYAVEDFA, encoded by the coding sequence ATGTTTACCGCCACGCTGATCGCTGACCCGAAAGAGGCCAATCTGGATCAAGGCACGCTGGATGCGCTTTGCGGTGCATGGGGCGGCGGCGCGGCGCGTTGGCTCAATCCGAATGTCGCGGCCGAGTTCATGGTGGACCGTGTGCCGTCGAATCGTTGGGAGGCCTGGGAGGGCCTGCAGGGGCTGGGCGTCGATCTGGTCGTGCAGCCCACCGAGGGGCGGCGCAAGCAGATGCTGCTGGCCGATATGGACTCGACGATGATCCAGCAGGAATGCATCGACGAGCTGGCCGATGTCGCGGGCGTGGGCGAGCGGGTGAAAGAGATCACCGCGCGGGCGATGAACGGCGAGCTGGACTTTGAGGGCGCGCTGACCGAGCGGGTGGGCCTGCTGAAAGGTCTGCCCGAGAGCGTGATTTCCGAGGTGATCGAAAAGCGCATCAGCTTCATGCCGGGCGGGCATGATCTGGTGGCGACGATGAAGGCCAACGGCGCCTATTGCGCGCTGGTCTCGGGCGGGTTCACGGCGTTCACCGGCTTTGTGGCGGAGACGCTCGGGTTTGACGAGAACCGCGCGAACCTGCTGCTGGTCGAGGATGGCAAGCTGACGGGCGTGCCGTCGCAGCCGATCCTCGGGCGTGAGGCGAAGGTTCAGGCTTTGCTGGAAATTTCGGAAAAGCTGAAACTGGATCACGCGCAGGTCATGGCCGTGGGCGATGGGGCGAACGATCTGGGGATGCTGAAGCTCGCCGGTGCGGGCGTCGCGCTGCATGCCAAACCCTCGGTCGCCGCGGAATGTGACATCCGGATCAACTTCGGCGATCTGAGCGCGCTGCTCTACATTCAGGGCTACGCGGTGGAGGATTTCGCCTGA
- the serA gene encoding phosphoglycerate dehydrogenase, with product MAPKVLVSDKLSETAVQIFRDRGIEVDFEPSLGKDKEKLAEVIGKYDGLAIRSATKVTAKLLESATNLKVVGRAGIGTDNVDKEASSKKGVIVMNTPFGNMITTAEHAIAMMFAVARQIPEADASTQAGKWEKSKFMGVELTAKTLGVIGAGNIGGIVCDRARGLKMKVVAYDPFLSEEKAANMGVEKVELDELLRRADFITLHVPLTDSTRNILSKENLQKTKPGVRIINCARGGLVDEQALADLIKSGHVAGAAFDVFAEEPATDNVLFGLPNVVCTPHLGASTTEAQENVALQVAEQMSNYLLDGAVENALNMPSMTAEEAKVMGPWVRLAQHLGGFIGQMTEDAIKAINITFDGVASEMNLKALDAAVVSGILKASQPDVNMVSAPVIAKERGIQISTTSQDQTGIFEGYIKVTVVSESKERSIAGTVFSDGKPRFIQIKGINIDAEVGEHMLYTTNDDVPGIIGKLGTILGEKGVNLANFTLGRSKQGGEAIAIAYVDEAVGQDVVDALKTSGGFKQVKPLEFVLG from the coding sequence ATGGCCCCCAAGGTTCTCGTCTCCGACAAGCTCTCGGAAACCGCCGTCCAGATCTTCCGCGACCGTGGCATCGAGGTCGATTTCGAACCCTCGCTCGGCAAGGACAAGGAAAAGCTCGCCGAGGTGATCGGCAAGTATGACGGTCTCGCCATCCGCTCGGCCACCAAGGTCACGGCGAAACTGCTCGAAAGCGCAACCAACCTGAAAGTCGTCGGCCGCGCCGGTATCGGCACCGACAATGTCGACAAGGAAGCCTCGAGCAAGAAAGGCGTGATCGTGATGAACACGCCCTTCGGCAACATGATCACCACCGCCGAGCACGCCATCGCGATGATGTTCGCCGTTGCGCGCCAGATCCCCGAAGCCGATGCCTCGACGCAGGCCGGCAAATGGGAGAAGTCGAAATTCATGGGGGTCGAGCTGACCGCCAAGACCCTCGGCGTGATCGGTGCGGGCAATATCGGTGGCATCGTCTGCGACCGTGCGCGCGGCCTGAAGATGAAGGTCGTGGCCTATGATCCCTTCCTGAGCGAAGAGAAGGCGGCCAACATGGGCGTCGAGAAGGTCGAGCTGGACGAACTGCTGCGTCGCGCCGATTTCATCACGCTGCACGTGCCGCTGACGGATTCGACCCGCAACATCCTCTCGAAGGAGAACCTGCAGAAAACCAAGCCCGGTGTGCGCATCATCAACTGTGCGCGTGGCGGTCTGGTCGACGAGCAGGCGCTGGCCGATCTCATCAAGTCGGGCCATGTCGCGGGCGCGGCCTTCGACGTGTTCGCCGAGGAACCGGCGACCGATAACGTCCTGTTCGGCCTGCCGAACGTGGTCTGCACGCCCCACCTCGGCGCCTCGACCACCGAAGCGCAGGAAAACGTCGCCCTGCAAGTCGCAGAGCAGATGTCGAACTACCTGCTGGACGGGGCGGTCGAAAACGCGCTCAACATGCCCTCGATGACCGCCGAAGAGGCGAAAGTCATGGGCCCGTGGGTCCGTCTCGCGCAGCACCTCGGCGGCTTCATCGGCCAGATGACCGAAGATGCGATCAAGGCGATCAACATCACCTTCGACGGTGTGGCGTCCGAGATGAACCTCAAGGCGCTCGACGCCGCCGTGGTTTCGGGCATCCTGAAAGCCAGCCAGCCGGACGTGAACATGGTCTCCGCCCCGGTCATCGCGAAAGAGCGCGGCATCCAGATCTCGACCACCTCGCAGGACCAGACCGGTATCTTCGAAGGCTACATCAAGGTCACCGTCGTCTCGGAGAGCAAGGAACGCTCGATCGCGGGCACCGTGTTCTCGGATGGCAAGCCGCGCTTCATCCAGATCAAGGGCATCAACATCGACGCCGAAGTGGGCGAGCACATGCTCTACACCACCAATGACGACGTGCCCGGCATCATCGGTAAACTCGGCACGATCCTCGGCGAGAAGGGCGTGAACCTCGCGAACTTCACCCTGGGTCGCTCCAAGCAAGGCGGCGAGGCGATCGCGATTGCCTATGTCGACGAGGCCGTCGGCCAGGACGTGGTCGACGCGCTGAAAACCTCGGGTGGCTTCAAGCAGGTCAAACCGCTGGAATTCGTCCTCGGCTGA
- a CDS encoding metallophosphoesterase family protein — protein MRTYAIGDIHGHLDKLKRAHELIEADRAACGETEAPIVHVGDLVDRGPDSAGVIDYLMKGQQRGENWIVLRGNHDRMFLGFLDDPYTEDPILSAEVSYLNPRVGGEATLESYGISDAFTRPLDEVAKELSAIPQAHRDWLAGQPAYFPRGEAIFVHAGIRPGVAMEDQVEDDLLWIRKPFLTDSRDHGALIVHGHTNIKAATHYGNRLNLDSGAGYGHPLSTAVIEGRDAWLLTPEGRAELPRG, from the coding sequence ATGCGCACCTATGCGATCGGCGACATTCACGGACATCTCGACAAGCTCAAGCGCGCGCATGAGCTGATCGAAGCGGATCGCGCGGCATGCGGCGAGACCGAGGCCCCGATCGTGCATGTCGGCGATCTGGTGGATCGCGGGCCGGACTCTGCCGGTGTGATCGACTACCTGATGAAAGGTCAGCAGCGCGGCGAGAACTGGATCGTGCTGCGCGGCAATCACGACAGGATGTTCCTCGGCTTCCTCGACGATCCCTATACCGAAGATCCGATCCTGAGCGCGGAGGTCTCCTATCTCAATCCCCGCGTCGGCGGCGAGGCAACGCTGGAAAGCTACGGCATCTCCGACGCGTTCACCCGCCCGCTCGACGAGGTCGCAAAGGAACTATCCGCGATCCCGCAGGCCCATCGCGACTGGCTCGCGGGACAGCCCGCCTATTTCCCCCGCGGCGAGGCGATCTTCGTTCATGCGGGCATCCGCCCCGGCGTGGCGATGGAGGATCAGGTGGAGGATGACCTGCTGTGGATCCGCAAACCCTTCCTGACCGACAGCCGCGACCACGGGGCGCTGATCGTGCACGGCCATACAAACATCAAGGCGGCCACCCATTACGGTAACCGCCTCAATCTCGATTCCGGTGCGGGCTATGGCCACCCGCTCTCGACCGCAGTCATCGAAGGCCGCGACGCGTGGCTTCTGACGCCCGAGGGCCGGGCCGAACTGCCACGCGGCTGA
- a CDS encoding phosphoserine transaminase — translation MAIQAPATRPANPRFSSGPCTKIPGFSLDMLNDAPLGRSHRAAIGKAKLKEAIDTTREILGVPADYRIGIVPASDTGAVEMAMWSLLGERKATMVAWESFGAGWVTDVVKQLKIEAETKTADYGDIVDFSTIDFNTDVVFTWNGTTSGVRVPNGDAIPADREGLTICDATSAAFAMDLPWDKLDVTTFSWQKVLGGEGGHGVLILSPRAVERLENYSPAWPLPKIFRMTKGGKLNEGIFKGETINTPSMLCVEDYLVSLNWAKSVGGLKGLIDRADANAKVVWDFCAAKPWIANLANDPATASTTSVCVKFTDDRIKDGAAFAKAVAKRLENEGVGLDLGAYRDAPAGLRIWCGSTVETADVEALMPWVEYAFETEIAAQA, via the coding sequence ATGGCTATTCAAGCTCCGGCTACGCGGCCGGCAAACCCGCGTTTTTCTTCGGGCCCCTGCACGAAGATCCCCGGTTTCTCCCTCGACATGCTCAATGACGCGCCCCTGGGCCGTTCGCACCGTGCCGCTATCGGCAAGGCGAAGCTGAAAGAGGCGATCGACACCACCCGCGAAATTCTGGGCGTGCCCGCCGATTACCGCATCGGCATCGTGCCCGCCTCCGACACCGGCGCCGTCGAAATGGCGATGTGGTCGCTGTTGGGCGAGCGCAAGGCGACGATGGTCGCTTGGGAAAGCTTCGGTGCAGGCTGGGTGACCGACGTGGTCAAGCAGCTCAAGATCGAGGCCGAGACGAAGACCGCCGACTATGGCGATATCGTCGATTTCTCCACCATCGACTTCAACACCGACGTGGTTTTCACGTGGAACGGCACCACCTCGGGCGTGCGCGTCCCCAATGGCGATGCGATCCCGGCGGACCGTGAAGGCCTGACCATCTGCGACGCCACCTCGGCCGCTTTCGCGATGGACCTGCCGTGGGACAAGCTCGATGTCACCACCTTCTCCTGGCAGAAAGTGCTGGGCGGCGAAGGCGGTCACGGCGTGCTGATCCTGAGCCCCCGCGCTGTCGAGCGGCTGGAGAACTACTCCCCCGCCTGGCCGCTGCCGAAGATCTTCCGCATGACCAAGGGCGGCAAGCTGAATGAGGGCATCTTCAAGGGTGAGACGATCAACACCCCCTCGATGCTCTGCGTCGAAGATTACCTCGTGTCGCTGAATTGGGCGAAATCGGTGGGCGGGCTGAAGGGCCTGATCGACCGCGCCGATGCCAACGCGAAAGTCGTGTGGGACTTCTGCGCCGCGAAGCCGTGGATCGCGAACCTCGCCAATGATCCGGCGACCGCGTCGACCACCTCCGTCTGCGTGAAGTTCACCGACGATCGCATCAAGGATGGCGCAGCCTTCGCCAAAGCCGTCGCCAAGCGGCTCGAGAATGAAGGCGTGGGCCTCGATCTCGGCGCCTATCGCGACGCCCCGGCCGGTCTGCGCATCTGGTGCGGCTCGACCGTCGAGACGGCGGATGTCGAGGCGCTGATGCCTTGGGTCGAATACGCCTTCGAGACCGAGATCGCCGCGCAAGCGTGA
- a CDS encoding MBL fold metallo-hydrolase translates to MTANPIVKGFWDKPTGSWQYVFHDSDTMKGAVVDPVWDYDHQAAATTLGNAEKILDYVKAEGIDVEWVLDTHPHADHFSSAVWLAEKLGAKRGIGERVRKVQSLWAEIYNTPELPQDGRQWDHLFAEGETFRIGNLDVTVMLSTGHTLASITYVVGDAAFVHDTLMQPESGTSRADFPGGSAAELWDSIRAILDLPAETRLFIGHDYPGEGKEPQTGATVADHRKHNKHVKDGITREEYIKTREARDATLPLPKLMLAALQVNIRGGRKPEAEGDGRSYLKIPLDYFEPR, encoded by the coding sequence ATGACTGCCAACCCGATCGTCAAAGGGTTCTGGGATAAACCCACCGGAAGCTGGCAATACGTCTTTCACGACTCCGATACGATGAAGGGGGCCGTGGTCGATCCGGTCTGGGATTACGACCATCAGGCCGCTGCCACGACGCTGGGCAACGCCGAGAAGATCCTAGATTACGTGAAGGCCGAGGGGATCGACGTGGAGTGGGTGCTCGATACGCATCCCCATGCCGACCACTTTTCTTCCGCCGTCTGGCTGGCCGAGAAACTGGGCGCCAAGCGCGGCATCGGCGAGCGCGTGCGCAAGGTGCAAAGCCTCTGGGCCGAGATCTACAACACGCCCGAGCTGCCGCAGGACGGGCGGCAATGGGATCACCTGTTCGCCGAGGGCGAGACGTTCAGGATCGGCAATCTCGATGTGACGGTGATGCTCTCGACCGGGCATACGCTGGCTTCGATCACCTATGTCGTGGGCGATGCGGCCTTCGTGCATGATACGCTGATGCAGCCTGAAAGCGGTACGAGCCGGGCGGATTTCCCGGGCGGCTCCGCGGCCGAGCTGTGGGATTCGATCCGGGCGATCCTCGATCTGCCCGCCGAGACGCGGCTGTTCATCGGGCACGACTATCCCGGCGAAGGCAAGGAGCCGCAGACCGGCGCGACCGTCGCCGATCACCGCAAGCACAACAAGCACGTCAAGGACGGCATCACCCGTGAGGAGTACATCAAGACGCGTGAAGCGCGTGATGCGACCCTGCCGCTGCCGAAGCTGATGCTGGCCGCGTTGCAGGTGAATATCCGTGGCGGGCGCAAGCCCGAGGCCGAGGGGGACGGGCGGTCCTACCTGAAGATCCCGCTCGACTATTTCGAGCCGCGTTGA